A region from the Manihot esculenta cultivar AM560-2 chromosome 13, M.esculenta_v8, whole genome shotgun sequence genome encodes:
- the LOC110629413 gene encoding uncharacterized protein LOC110629413, giving the protein MYGARETLFLCRRGLHRLSRDGPSETLKRRIAELEKMKMKKKNHKKDDVFVEVPESKSFLDTATMPMILTVVGTALLAKLLMMYDDSKSQEMIERKIKNAPPGQGTVRMLSREEWEEIREVRPRTPFESKLARPNARIRTGEPLRMQDLKDWTIDVLTDAVTRVEESVKSNS; this is encoded by the exons TGTATGGGGCAAGAGAGACGCTTTTCCTATGTCGTAGAGGGTTGCATCGTTTGTCTCGTGATGGCCCTTCGGAAACCTTGAAGAGAAGGATTGCAGAGTTggagaagatgaagatgaagaagaagaatcacAAGAAGGACGATGTGTTTGTGGAGGTTCCTGAATCAAAATCGTTTCTTGACACAGCAACTATGCCAATGATTCTCACTGTTGTTGGTACCGCCCTCCTTGCGAAGCTCCTCATGATG TATGATGACTCAAAATCCCAAGAAATGATTGAGCGCAAAATAAAGAATGCCCCCCCTGGTCAAGGCACAGTTAGGATGCTTTCACGTGAGGAATGGGAGGAAATTCGAGAGGTCAGGCCAAGGACTCCTTTTGAATCCAAGCTTGCTCGTCCAAATGCACGAATAAGAACTGGAGAACCATTGCGCATG CAAGATTTGAAGGATTGGACAATTGACGTGCTTACAGATGCAGTCACGCGCGTTGAAGAAAGTGTTAAAAGCAATTCATGA